Part of the Micromonospora rhizosphaerae genome is shown below.
TGGGATGAGGTCGATCAGCTCCGTCATGTCGCCGAAGAGCGCCCGGGTGCGCTTGTCCTTGGGCAGCATGTTGGTGAGGCGGAACGCGGTCCAGGTCAGCGCTGAGGATACGATCGCGGCGCTGAGCACCCCGACTTTGGCCTCGGCCAGTTGGTCGCCGGTGAAGGCCAGGCTGGCGATCAGCAGCGACACCGTGAAGCTGACACCGGCGATCGTGCCGCTGCCGAGCACGCCCGCCCAGCCCACGGCCGGACGGATTCGGCCGTGTGAGATCCAGGTGAGCCCGGCCGAGGTGCCGACCACGGCGAGCGGCTTGCCGACGACATACCCGAGCAGCACGCCCCAGGTGACAGGCGACGCGAACGCCTGGGCCAGGAACGGACCGTCGATGCTGATGCCAGCGTTGGCCAGGCCGAACAGCGGCACGATGACGTAGCTGGACCAAGGGTGGTAGATGCGCTGAAGGCGGTCGTTGGGCGATAGCGTATTCGCGAGGCCGATCGAAGCCGTACGCGCGAGCTTGGGCGTCGGCTGCTCACGGAACGACCGGAACAGCCCGCTGACCTGCTCGAGCTCAGCTCGGCCGGGAGAGTAGGCGAACGCGGTCAACCCGATGGCCAGTCCGGCCACCACCGGGTCGACTCCGCTGACCAGCAGCGCGCCCCACATCACGATGGCGACCGGCACGTACGCCGAGCCACGTCGGACGCCGGCTGCGCCGATGGCCAGCATGACCGCGAACGCCGCTACGGCCACCACGATGGGTTTAATCTTGATGTCGTCGCTGTAGACCAGGGCGATGACGATGAGTGCGATCAAGTCGTCGACCACGAACACGGTGAGCAGGAAGATCCGCACCCGGTCGGGCACGCCCCGGCCGAGCAGTGCCAGCAGGCCCAACGCGAGGGCGGTGTCGGTCGACATAGCCACGCCCCAGCCATGCGCGCCCGGCCCGCCGTGGTTGATCACCAGGAAGATCAGCGCCGGGATCAGCATGCCGATCACGCCGGCCACGCTGGGCAGCACGAAACGTCGCCGGTCGCGTAGGTCGCCGAGGTCGAACTCGCGCCGCGCCTCAAGGCCGACGACCAGGAAGAACAACGTCATCAAGCCGCTGTTGATCCAGGTGTGCAGGTCGCGGGAGAGCTCGAGGTGCCCGAGGCGCAGGGACAGTTGGGTGCGCCAGACGGCTTCGTAGGAGCCGAGGTCGATGTTGGCCCAGAGCAGTGCGGCGACGATGGCGGCCACGAGCACGCCGGCGCTGCCGGACTCAGTTCGCAGAAAGGCTCGCAGCGGTGCCGCTAGATTCCGCCTCCAGATCGTCCGGCCGCTCATCTTGGTTTCGGTCACACGTCACCTTCCGACGCGCTGGTCGGGCCAGCAGGGATAGCTATTGTCTGGTCCGACCGACTTACGAGCACCTCGGTCTCAACATGGTCGCCGAGTTCGACAGCCAGCTCGTCAAGGTCACCATCGCCGAGGTTCTGCGACGCGAACTTGCTACCGAACGAGTCCGGCCCGAATGGGCCGCATTCGGTACCAGCACCGATCCTTACCAGCGCGCCGAGGGTCGCTACCCGCTGCTGCCACCGATCATCGACGCGTTGGCCGGCGCCCGCATCTCATTCTCGATCCGCACCAAGGAATCCGTGATCCGCCGCAACCTGGATCAGCTCGCTGTCGCAACTCAGCGTGCCAACGTCGAGCTCCTCATGTCCATCGCCTTCCTCGACGAGGCACTTCAACGCTTGCTCGTCGAACCCGGCGCACCGTCCACCGTGGCCCGGCTGATCACACTGTGCGCCATGCGCGACGCCGGCCTCGCCCACACCGTTCCTCGCGCCGATCCCGCCCGAACTGGCCGATCCCGCCCGAACTGACAGACAGCACCGAGCGAGATCGACGAGTTGATCGACACTCTGGCCGACGCAGGGGTAGGCAACATTCTCCCGACATGACTGTATCTGATGCGCGGCGTCGAAGACCTGTTCCTCGCCTGGCTGCGCCGCCAGGATCCCGAACTGCTCTCCACGTCCGCCGACCCCTACCCGCACGGCTCGCGCACGCCCCGTCATTACCGCGACCTCGTCCGGGCCCGGATGAACCAGGCGTTGCAGCGCCACCGGCTGCCGATCACTGTCGCAGCCTGGGCGGAACGACCACCGCTTGTTGCTCCGGCCGTGATCGCCGGGCAGCAAGCGGCCTGATTTCAGCGCGGCCCGACGAACTCGGTCCGCACGCTCCATGCGAACTGAATCAGCAGCGTCACCGGGGACTTCCCGGCAATGTCATGCATCACCTTCAAGTCGTCGGGGTCAGGTTCTTCGCTCAGCGTGATAGTGCGCTGCAGGTAACGCTCTGCGCCTTCCTGCTCGGGTTCGTGGTAGTCGATCTCGACGGTGATGTCACCGGCGGTGTCGTACTTATAGTCGACATACTGCCGCAGCGTCTGAGCAGTGCACGACGCGAGCGCCATCAACAGGTACTCCGTCGGCGTCGGGCCTTCGCCGCGTGCGCCGTTGTGCGGTTCATCGGCGACGAACGTGAAGCCGCGGGTGATCATGTCCGTGCGCCGGCGCTCAGTGGCCGGAAGGACAGCTCGGGCGGATGCGACGACACGATCATGATCGGTTTCCATCAGCCGCGCCTTCCTGTAGATCCTGGTAGTGACGGTCCAGGTACGCGGATCCAGCAGCAGCCGAGCCGCAGTCTGAGCGGGGGGCTGTGGCCGGGCGTATCACCCGGTGACCGAGTACCTCCGCAGGCTAGCCTTCGCGGACCGAATAGTCCAGTTGATCGCTCGTTGCCAGAACCGCTCGGCCCTCGTGAACCATCACCTCGGTGTTTTAAGCTGCACTGATAGGCGGTTAGGACCAAGACGTCCCCAGCTGAACTCGCTCAACGCCAAACCCCGAGTTGGACTCATCAGTCCGTTAAGGCTAGGATTTGCCGTCGTTCACGCATCAGGGCGGCGATCGTCGTCGCCTCCCGCAACTCGGGCGGACTCAGATCCGGACAACGTGAGAAACATCGATGCTCAGTGATCCGCAGTCGCAGTACGAGGCGATCCAACGACGCGAGGAACGACTCGATGGCAGCTTTCTCACCGCGGTGAAGACGACCGGCACCTACTGTCGGCCATCGTGTCGCGCCAAGACCCCGGGGAAGTGAAGTGCCGTGTCTGCGACTGATACAGAGAGGCGTCCAAATGAAAGCGATTGTTGTGACGGATGAGGCCGCAGGAACTGCCGGGATGAGGCTGGCGGAGCGACCGGAGCCGCAGGCGACGGGGAACGACGTCCTCGTTGAGGTACATGCGTCGGGATTCACCCCGGGCGAGCTGACGTGGCCCGGGACCTGGACCGATCGCCTCGGGCGGGACCGCACGCCGTCGATCCCCGGCCATGAGGTGGCTGGCGTGGTCAGCGCGCTCGGCTATGGCACGAGGGGTCTGTCGGTGGGACAGCGGGTGTTCGGCCTCGCGGACTGGAGTCGCGACGGCACCCTGGCCGAGTACGTGGCCATCGAGGCGCGCAACCTTGCGCCGCTGCCGGGCGATGTCGACTTCACGGTAGGGGCGAGCCTGCCGATCTCGGGCCTGACCGCATGGCAGGGACTGTTCGTGCACGGCCGTTTCCAGGCGGGGCAGAGCGTCCTCGTACATGGTGCGGCCGGTGGAGTCGGCTCGATGGCGACCCAGCTCGCCAAAGAGGCCGGCGCCTACGTCATCGGCACTGGACGTGCCGCCGACCGCCAGACCGTGCTCGACTTCGGCGCGCAGGAGTTCGTCGACCTCGGCAACGACGCCCTGGAAGACGTCGCCGGCGTCGATCTGGTTTTCGACGTGATCGGTGGCGACATCCAGAAGCGTTCTGCGGGCCTGGTCCGAGCCGGAGGAATGCTGGTGACCATTGCCGGCCCGCCCGAAGCACAGCCGGCGGACGGCCTGACGGTTGATTTCGTTGTCGAGGCCGATCGCGCGCAACTGGGTGAGGTCGTCCAGCGGATCAGGGATGGTCGGCTGCGGACGAACATCGGCAACGTCGCGACCCTCGACGACGCCGTCGCCGCCTTCAACCCGACCGAGCGGATCAAGGGAAAGACGATCATCCGCGTTCGCTCGTAAGGACTCGGCACACCCAAGCACGAGAACGACCCCCGCAGGAGCGAGAAGTACGTCGATGGCTGGGCCTTCACCTCCCGTCGACGACATGCGGCTGGGCGAGTACGACTACCGCCACGACCGGGAGTGATCTGATGACCATCAACGAGGGCGCAACCCCATGACCGACCCAACCGAGCCGACCCGCCACGCCTTCGAGTACCCCGACGAGGCCGGATACCCCGACGAGAAAGGCACCCTCAGCCAGGACCAGGCCGTCCTCATCGACGAGGTAATCGACGATCCCCACGCCCCCGCGTTCGACTTCCAAGTCGTCAACGACGAGAAACTCGGCATCTACGACGCCATCGTCGGGGACCGAGAGGTGGCCGGGCTGACCTACAACGTCGCCGGAGACGACCGACTCGTGCTGCTGGCCACCTCGGTGTTCCCCGAGTTCCGCAAACAGGGCATCGCCACCGAGCTGATCCGACGCGTCCTGGACGACGTGCGCGTGCAAGGCAAGCGGGTCACCATCATGTGCCCGATCGTGCGCACCTTCATCGAGCACAACCCCGAGTACGCCGACCTCATCGACCCCGAGCACCCGGGAGTAACCCAGGGTCACACCCATTTGTCCTAAACCCATCTATTAGCTCCGCGACAGAAAGTGTGACAATGACGGTCAATCTCGAGGCCGAGGCGGCCACCCGGGAAGAGAACAACGCGGCGCTCATCGCTGCTCTGAACGAGGCAAGTCTCAGCGAGGTGGAATCCAGCTGGGAGCTCGATGTCATCAACGACGCGGAGCGCGGCCGCTGGATCGCCGCCCTCGGCGCCGAAGCGATCGCCGAGCTTTCGTACCGGTTCGTGGGCGGCCGTGTCGTGCTGCTAACGACCTGGGTCGACCCCGCCTACCGACGCAATCGGGTGGCCACGGAGCTCGTCGCTCGCGTGCTGGACGAGATCCGCGAGAGCGGGAAGAAGATTACCGTCATCTGCCCGGTCGTGGGTGAGTTCATTGCCCGCAACCCGGAATACCTCGATCTCATCGACAAGGTTCATCCCGGTGCCGGCGCCTACCCCCAGCACGAACCCGCGGGGGCCCAGGACAACGAGCAGCTCACCGCGTTCGAGCACGACATGACGTAGCCGTCCGGCGTTCAGACATGGTTCGAGCCGTCCAGCGGGTCCGGGATCGTCGGCTGCGGACGGACATCGGCAACGTCGCGGCCCTCGACGATGTCGTCGCCCGCCTTCAGCCCGACCGAAAGGGCTAAGGGCAAGAAGATCATCCGGGTTCGTCTGTAAGGACGCGGAGACAACGGAGACCCCGTTACGTCATAACGGGGGTAGACGAGGACTGTTACTGAGAGAGGTAGTCAGATGAAAGCGATCGTGGTGACGGACCGGGCCGCGGGAACGGCGGGGATGACGCTGGTGGAGCGGCCCGCGCCGGACGCGGCGAGGCTCGCCAGTCTTGAGGGCGCGAACTACGGCGATGTCGTCGTTGAAGTTCATGCGTCGGGATTCACCGGGAATGAGCTGGAGTGGCCCTCGACCTGGATCGATCGCCTCGGCCGTGACCGGACGCCGTCGATCCCCGGCCACGAGGTGGCCGGTGTGGTCACCGCCCTCAGCTATGGCACGACCGGCCTGTCGGTGGGACAGCGGGTGTTCGGCCTTACGGACTGGACTCGCGACGGCACCCTCGCGGAGTATGTCGTCGTCGAGGCACGCAACCTCGCACCGCTGCCGGGCGACGTCGAGTTCACGGTGGGCGCTGGCGTCGCGATGGCGGGCCTGACCGCGTGGCAGGGGCTGTTCGATCACGGCCACCTCCTGGAGGGGCAGAGCGTCCTGGTGCACGGCGCGGCCGGCGCCGTCGGTTCGATGGCGACGCAGCTCGCCCGTCAGGCCGGCGCCTACGTCATCGGCACCGGACGTGCCAGCGGCCGGCAGACCGCAGTCGACTTCGGCGCGCACGAGTTCGTCGACCTCGACAACGACACCCTGGAAGACGTCGGCGGAGTCGATCTGGTCTTCGATGTCATCGGCGGCGACATCCAGAAGCGGTCCGCGGGTCTGGTTCGAGCCGGAGGAACGCTGGTGACCGTCACCGGGCCGCCCGAGGCGCGGCCCGCTGACGGCCCGGCGATCGACTTCGTTGTCGTGTCCGACCGCGCCCAGCTGGGTGAGATCGCCCGGCGGGTCCGGGACGGACGCGTGCGGACGAACATCGGCACCGTCGCCGCCCTCGACGACGCCGTCGCCGCCCTCAACCCGACCGAGCGGACCAAGGGGAAGACAATCATCCGCGTTCGTCCATAAAGGACTTGGGGGCAGCAACCGGGCCCTCGTGGATCAGCGTCAGCTACGTGGTCAGGGTCGGACGACTCGTAGGGAACACCTCAGCGGACTGGTCAAGTGTCTGGTGCGCACCCACCCGACGCCTCCAGAACTCCGGGGCGGTTCAGAACAAGAGAAAGACACATATCGATGCAAAACCTGGCACCAGCGATCAACCAGGCTCGCCGGGGGAGAACGCTTCGGCTGGCATTCTTATCCGCGGTGGTCTCCCTGGTGGCCTCGTTTGCCGCGTCGGCCGCGCCGATCCCCCTGTTCAACATCTACCGGGCCGAGGACGGGTTCACCAACGCCGGCATCTCGATGGCCGTCGTCGCCAACTCCGTCGGCACTATCGCCGCACTGTTGGTGCTGGGGCGACTGTCCAATCATCTGGGCCGACGGCTCACCGCGATCGCCAGCCTCGGCCTGCTCCTGCTGGGCTGCCTGCTGCTGCTGAACGTGCACGACATCGGCACCCTGCTGGCCGGTCGACTACTGATGGGCGTCGGTACCGGGTTGGCCAGCAGCAGCCTCACCTCCTACATCGTCGACACCGCACCCACCAGGCCGGAATGGTTGGCCTCCGTCGCCTCCAGCCAGGGACCCATGCTCGGCCTCACC
Proteins encoded:
- the nhaA gene encoding Na+/H+ antiporter NhaA produces the protein MSGRTIWRRNLAAPLRAFLRTESGSAGVLVAAIVAALLWANIDLGSYEAVWRTQLSLRLGHLELSRDLHTWINSGLMTLFFLVVGLEARREFDLGDLRDRRRFVLPSVAGVIGMLIPALIFLVINHGGPGAHGWGVAMSTDTALALGLLALLGRGVPDRVRIFLLTVFVVDDLIALIVIALVYSDDIKIKPIVVAVAAFAVMLAIGAAGVRRGSAYVPVAIVMWGALLVSGVDPVVAGLAIGLTAFAYSPGRAELEQVSGLFRSFREQPTPKLARTASIGLANTLSPNDRLQRIYHPWSSYVIVPLFGLANAGISIDGPFLAQAFASPVTWGVLLGYVVGKPLAVVGTSAGLTWISHGRIRPAVGWAGVLGSGTIAGVSFTVSLLIASLAFTGDQLAEAKVGVLSAAIVSSALTWTAFRLTNMLPKDKRTRALFGDMTELIDLIPDVDEKQDHVRGPAGASVTLVQYGDFQCPYCGKAEPVVRQLLGHADLRFVWRHLPLSDVHPQARLAAEAAEAAADQGKFWQMHDLLLDHQDKLNITDLVKYAGVLGLDQKRFYDDLISQAHSGRIESDIDSADNSGVSGTPTFFINGRRHYGAYDITTLTAAIRIARARARLGREAPATRK
- a CDS encoding OsmC family protein → METDHDRVVASARAVLPATERRRTDMITRGFTFVADEPHNGARGEGPTPTEYLLMALASCTAQTLRQYVDYKYDTAGDITVEIDYHEPEQEGAERYLQRTITLSEEPDPDDLKVMHDIAGKSPVTLLIQFAWSVRTEFVGPR
- a CDS encoding Ada metal-binding domain-containing protein; this translates as MLSDPQSQYEAIQRREERLDGSFLTAVKTTGTYCRPSCRAKTPGK
- a CDS encoding NADP-dependent oxidoreductase yields the protein MKAIVVTDEAAGTAGMRLAERPEPQATGNDVLVEVHASGFTPGELTWPGTWTDRLGRDRTPSIPGHEVAGVVSALGYGTRGLSVGQRVFGLADWSRDGTLAEYVAIEARNLAPLPGDVDFTVGASLPISGLTAWQGLFVHGRFQAGQSVLVHGAAGGVGSMATQLAKEAGAYVIGTGRAADRQTVLDFGAQEFVDLGNDALEDVAGVDLVFDVIGGDIQKRSAGLVRAGGMLVTIAGPPEAQPADGLTVDFVVEADRAQLGEVVQRIRDGRLRTNIGNVATLDDAVAAFNPTERIKGKTIIRVRS
- a CDS encoding GNAT family N-acetyltransferase yields the protein MTDPTEPTRHAFEYPDEAGYPDEKGTLSQDQAVLIDEVIDDPHAPAFDFQVVNDEKLGIYDAIVGDREVAGLTYNVAGDDRLVLLATSVFPEFRKQGIATELIRRVLDDVRVQGKRVTIMCPIVRTFIEHNPEYADLIDPEHPGVTQGHTHLS
- a CDS encoding GNAT family N-acetyltransferase, with protein sequence MTVNLEAEAATREENNAALIAALNEASLSEVESSWELDVINDAERGRWIAALGAEAIAELSYRFVGGRVVLLTTWVDPAYRRNRVATELVARVLDEIRESGKKITVICPVVGEFIARNPEYLDLIDKVHPGAGAYPQHEPAGAQDNEQLTAFEHDMT
- a CDS encoding NADP-dependent oxidoreductase, translated to MKAIVVTDRAAGTAGMTLVERPAPDAARLASLEGANYGDVVVEVHASGFTGNELEWPSTWIDRLGRDRTPSIPGHEVAGVVTALSYGTTGLSVGQRVFGLTDWTRDGTLAEYVVVEARNLAPLPGDVEFTVGAGVAMAGLTAWQGLFDHGHLLEGQSVLVHGAAGAVGSMATQLARQAGAYVIGTGRASGRQTAVDFGAHEFVDLDNDTLEDVGGVDLVFDVIGGDIQKRSAGLVRAGGTLVTVTGPPEARPADGPAIDFVVVSDRAQLGEIARRVRDGRVRTNIGTVAALDDAVAALNPTERTKGKTIIRVRP